One stretch of Phaeodactylum tricornutum CCAP 1055/1 chromosome 9, whole genome shotgun sequence DNA includes these proteins:
- a CDS encoding predicted protein has product MSVTRMMIRHGFRLEVMPPIIADVPSFQDTLLRNLSWECPGPSRAFHPVCIVEKILYRNPSDFAWHHIGLLLAVSIVPLLLVICFAFELKIVDFGLFGEPYNQAKTADVAVPRDIAHKPSEREIADTDSEHSDEEPLGWSPSSPLAIGDESVVCWTPRTAEEDSFVLTPQVAEEEILAIEDGEHQDEEGVVEDQDTSATKEGPEELVANDEVSNEDTEARVLFSDEDEYVEPKSLVQDVAVETMWIKRNQAAQGCFADWTASAVALSTDGDVAAMAIPGVGQCSVVRVVQYDAEGGHWNSYGQEIKVLVGHSEKSIALSGDGKILAVASSSTPATDGSALVKVFQYNEVSAAWEIVVVIPGFSKDTLGGRIALSKDGSMLAATSLAPPNEPSFLSKTKTYRILPQKECFIQMGQDIYGSYGIGDDLALSDNGTTLVLGASKHNSWRGQVAVWSYDNSENYWRQLGQTHELDGENPGDRAGFVSIAGDGSKIAIGSPANDENGLLTGKVRVLQYSSTECCWKPMGQILGDKEGEELGSAVSLSNDGLSLAVSSNEVQSDEHTSGVARMYQYDLPTSSWKQVGKDISGVMGQETGSRIGKSLYGSVISLAANGKALAVCPRLNTTEDPLGHVQIFHLLESET; this is encoded by the exons ATGAGTGTGACTCGCATGATGATCCGTCATGGCTTTCGTCTCGAAGTAATGCCGCCCATTATAGCCGACGTACCCAGTTTCCAAGACACTCTTCTTCGAAACCTTTCCTGGGAATGCCCCGGGCCTTCACGCGCATTCCATCCGGTCTGCATCGTGGAAAAGATCTTGTACCGTAACCCTTCCGATTTTGCTTGGCATCACATCGGGCTTCTTTTGGCGGTGTCGATTGTACCTCTCTTGCTCGTCATCTGTTTTGCGTTCGAGTTGAAGATAGTTGATTTCGGTCTTTTCGGTGAACCCTATAATCAGGCCAAGACTGCTGATGTTGCGGTTCCCCGGGATATTGCTCACAAACCGAGCGAACGAGAAATCGCAGACACTGATTCAGAGCACAGCGATGAAGAACCTCTAGGATGGTCTCCTTCAAGCCCACTTGCGATTGGCGACGAAAGCGTGGTGTGTTGGACTCCAAGAACTGCAGAAGAGGATTCATTCGTTTTGACTCCTCAGGTTGCTgaagaggaaattcttgCAATTGAAGATGGCGAGCACCAAGATGAAGAGGGTGTAGTTGAAGATCAAGATACTTCAGCTACAAAAGAAGGACCAGAAGAGCTCGTTGCAAATGATGAGGTTTCTAACGAAGACACAGAAGCCCGTGTTTTGTTCTCGGACGAAGATGAATATGTCGAGCCGAAGTCGTTGGTTCAAGATGTCGCTGTCGAGACAATGTGGATAAAGAGAAATCAAGCAGCGCAAGGTTGCTTCGCCGACTGGACTGCCTCAGCCGTGGCTTTGTCAACCGACGGCGATGTAGCGGCCATGGCAATTCCTGGAGTTGGACAGTGCAGCGTAGTGCGTGTGGTCCAATATGATGCGGAAGGTGGACATTGGAACAGTTATGGTCAAGAAATTAAAGTATTGGTAGGCCACTCCGAAAAGAGCATAGCGCTCTCTGGGGACGGAAAGATCCTTGCGGTTGCTTCTTCCAGCACCCCTGCTACCGACGGTTCTGCCCTCGTCAAGGTTTTCCAGTACAACGAAGTGTCTGCTGCATGggaaattgttgttgtgattcCGGGATTTTCAAAGGATACGCTTGGTGGACGAATCGCTTTATCAAAAGATGGTTCGATGCTTGCTGCCACTTCTTTGGCTCCTCCGAATGAGCCTTCGTTTCTAAGTAAGACAAAAACGTACCGAATTCTACCACAGAAGGAATGCTTTATTCAGATGGGTCAGGATATTTATGGAAGCTACG GCATTGGTGACGATCTTGCGCTCTCTGACAACGGGACCACGCTGGTATTAGGAGCCTCCAAGCACAACTCATGGCGAGGACAAGTAGCTGTATGGAGTTACGATAATTCCGAAAACTACTGGCGCCAACTCGGTCAAACTCACGAACTGGATGGAGAGAATCCAGGAGACCGAGCGGGCTTTGTCTCCATCGCCGGGGATGGTTCGAAGATTGCCATTGGATCTCCCGCGAACGATGAAAA TGGTCTTTTAACGGGCAAAGTCCGAGTATTACAATACTCCAGCACGGAATGTTGCTGGAAACCTATGGGCCAGATTTTGGGAGATAAAGAAGGTGAAGAGCTTGGCAGTGCTGTCTCGTTGTCGAACGATGGTTTGTCATTGGCGGTGTCTAGTAACGAGGTCCAAAGTGACGAACACACTTCAGGCGTGGCTCGCATGTACCAGTACGACCTGCCTACTTCCTCCTGGAAGCAGGTTGGTAAAGATATCAGTGGTGTGATGGGCCAGGAAACCGGAAGTAGAATTGGGAAGTCTTTGTATGGCTCCGTAATTTCTCTAGCTGCGAACGGTAAGGCCTTGGCGGTGTGCCCACGGCTCAATACGACAGAGGATCCGCTAGGACATGTCCAGATCTTCCACCTGCTGGAGTCGGAAACATAG
- a CDS encoding predicted protein, with protein sequence MRKALERRIQTGKLRQLPSLGTFTNDSTKHALPTGKVVDFSSNDYLGLAHSTTQHKLVQRTYNDLFAERPHDETEAPYATRAVLGATGSRLLSGDSGMFHDLESKLALLHRREAALLCNSGYDANLTMVSCLPCRIIVYDEYIHNSLHMGIRLWQQQSLTNSAADQQSTLRKQTFSFRHNNVEDLRSVLDSIVQDAPEIVILAESVYSMDGDVAPLHSLLDVALECNASVVVDEAHGLGVFGFRGLGVLSKEHQTLNSHPALLASIYTFGKAAGCHGAVICGSTILKSYLLNFGYPVIYSTSLPMHSLVSIDCAYDTMASTRGDSLRTHLFQLVQVFRSLLLSALNLHGASRTDLALSPSTSPIQALLIPGNATCAAICDTVHQLSRQQLRLYPIKSPTVPVGQERIRIVLHSHNCTSEVQWLVQLLTQALQSHGLLKTGPSSILAKL encoded by the coding sequence ATGCGAAAGGCTCTGGAGCGGCGCATACAGACCGGAAAACTAAGACAGCTTCCCTCCCTTGGTACTTTCACAAACGATTCTACGAAGCATGCGTTGCCCACAGGGAAAGTGGTTGATTTTTCTAGCAACGACTATCTGGGATTGGCGCACAGTACGACTCAACACAAGCTGGTTCAAAGGACTTACAACGACCTCTTCGCAGAACGACCACACGACGAAACCGAAGCGCCCTACGCAACACGGGCCGTACTCGGCGCAACCGGATCGCGATTACTATCCGGTGATAGTGGTATGTTTCATGATCTCGAGTCAAAATTGGCTCTACTGCACCGTCGAGAAGCCGCACTATTGTGTAATTCGGGATACGATGCCAACCTGACCATGGTGTCCTGTTTGCCATGTCGCATCATTGTCTATGATGAATACATTCATAACTCACTGCATATGGGGATTCGCTTGTGGCAACAACAGTCATTGACAAACAGTGCGGCAGACCAACAAAGCACTTTGCGTAAACAAACGTTTTCCTTTCGTCACAACAATGTCGAAGATTTGCGAAGCGTTTTGGACTCGATTGTACAAGATGCTCCTGAAATCGTCATTTTAGCTGAAAGCGTCTACAGTATGGACGGTGATGTCGCGCCGCTACACTCCTTGCTTGATGTGGCCTTAGAGTGCAATGCCAGTGTCGTCGTAGACGAAGCACACGGTTTGGGTGTTTTCGGTTTTCGGGGCTTGGGTGTACTATCGAAGGAACATCAAACACTCAACAGCCACCCTGCGTTACTTGCTTCCATCTATACCTTCGGAAAGGCTGCTGGTTGTCATGGGGCTGTTATCTGTGGCAGTACAATCTTGAAATCTTACCTTTTAAACTTTGGATACCCTGTAATTTATTCCACATCCTTGCCGATGCATTCGCTCGTATCCATCGATTGCGCCTACGACACGATGGCGAGTACTCGCGGCGATTCGTTGCGCACTCATCTATTTCAACTGGTGCAGGTGTTTCGATCACTGCTGTTATCGGCACTGAATCTTCATGGAGCCTCTCGCACCGACCTTGCTTTGTCACCGTCAACATCACCAATCCAGGCGTTGCTTATTCCAGGCAACGCGACTTGTGCCGCCATATGCGACACCGTTCACCAGCTGTCACGTCAGCAGTTGCGTTTGTATCCCATCAAGTCTCCGACCGTGCCAGTCGGTCAAGAGCGTATTCGTATCGTTTTACACTCACACAATTGCACTTCAGAAGTGCAGTGGTTGGTACAACTTCTGACTCAAGCTCTGCAATCGCATGGCTTGTTGAAGACAGGTCCCAGCTCTATACTCGCTAAGCTATAG